The uncultured Subdoligranulum sp. genomic sequence AATCTGGACTATAAAAATCTGAAAAAGGTACTGGAAAGCGAATCGGAGGATATTTCTCTGCGGGAGATTTCCTCCACCGAACTGAAAGACCATCTGCTGGCCCAGCTCCTGTGTAACGCCATGCCGGCATTGGGGGCCGACGGACGGATGTACCACAACCTCACCGGCAAACTGTACTACCAACAGGCCGCATGGCGTCAGGGACGGGGCGAAGTTCCCCGCAGTTTTTGGACACTACGCATTCAGCTGACATGGGACCGCTGCGTGAAACTTTCGGTGGTGACCTTTTGCCAGGCGGAACGCAAACGAGGTGCACCAGCCGAGGCGCAATATCTGTTTGACACAAAAAGCGGGTTCCTGCGCCGCCTGGTGCAGGAAGACCCGGACAGGACCTCTCCCCGGTTTGTGATCGGCAGCCTGGACCCCGCCCATAAACACACCGTTTCTTTTCTGGAATTCGGTTCCTGGGAAGATTTCCAGCGTTGCCGGGTGGGCGTGCTGCATCGGTTTCTGCAGGATGTAAAGGAGCTGCTGGCCCCCTATCTGATCTTACACGTTTTGTTCCTGCCGGAGGATCTGCGTCTGGGGGACAAGGAACTGGATCCCCGCTCAGAAAACATCAAGGCCCGGCTGCGGGAGGTTCCCCTTTACCTGGAAGATACGGTTGGCGATGCCGCTTCCGCCGCCCTGGCAGCTCTGCTGCACCGGGAACTGGAACAATACAGCGGGATTACGCTTCAGGATGGAACACCCAAACCCGGGGAGGCCTTGTTCCGCATCGTACACAACAAGGAAACCTATGCGGACTGTCCGGAACGGGATCCTTACCGAAAAGCACCCCGGCACTGCGCGGTACAACACCTGACGGTGGAAGATTTCCAGCTCAGCGGTCTGGATCGCACCGGGGCCAAGCCGAAGGAGGATGCCCCCCTGCGCAAGGTCTTGCAGGAGATGGCGGTCAAGCTGGATGTCCTGCACGGGCAGATCACCTGCTACGACTGGGAGACACTGGGATATGAGGCAGCTGTCAACTTTGTGATCCCCGACGACGCCAGCGGAAAGGACAAGCTCCTTTCTTATCGCCGGTTGCGGGTATTCCCGGATGGCAGGTTACAGTTCAGCCGGTGGCAGGATCAGATGTTGTGGGAGGATGCTGAACAAGAAAAAATTGCGGCTGCCTTTCATAACAAATTTGGCAATCGGGATTCCGATGTGGATGGGATTGTCTATGAAAACCCGGATGACATCCATATCATCCGCCAGACCGAGCGGTTCACCTTGCCGCAGGCGGATCATCTGAATGAGCTGCTCGCTTCCACCCGGGACGAGGAATGGCTGAATGTTGCCCCGTTGTTGTCTGTGGTACAGAGCCTTGTGACAGACGCCGAGGAGAAAGACCGTCAGAACCTGGAAATCCTTTGCAGCGATTTGGCCGAATTGGCGCCCCAGGCCCCCCGCCGGCAGTTGCGTGCCTGTCTGAAACTTAAAACCTCGCTGGGAAAGTATGTCAACAAGGAAATCTATGCCCGCACGGGGGTGCGTATAGGCAGCGGAATCAAAGGGAAGGATGTGCTGGAAGAATTGATGGGCGGCGCGCTGGGAATCCGCCAGTTTACCCAGGGAAACGCCCAGTACTACTATGGTGGGCGACTTCCTAAATCTTTACAGCATTCATTACCCCATGCCTGCCGTATTCGCAAGGTCACTTCTACTAGTGGAACGCCGCATTTTGAACGCTACCTGCCCCTGATGGAAGTGGAATTTGTACGCGCCGGCGCCTGGACGGTTCTGCCGTTTCCCTTCAAATATCTGCGGGAATGGAAACCCGTATAAAGCGTACATCAAAAGGAAGGACGCATATCAGAGAACAGCTTCTCCGGTATGCGCCCCTTCTTTTGGTATACTTAGTTTATTTGTTTGTGTTTTCCGTATCCATTTTCAAGGTGAAAGGTAACAGTTTAATGTTGTAACTGATTCCATGAAAGGCTATACTAAAAATATACCGTGTGACAATGTTGAAAATCAGCAGATTCCAAAAAGCGTCTTCAAAAGAAAAAACAATCACTGTTTCGTTAAATTTTTGATTCTCAAAAAAAGTACTTCTTGCTTAATTTTATATATTATAAATAGTGCCGTGTGACATGGAATAGGGAGGCAACGAAGTTATGACACAAAAGATTATAGAGCTTTTAGAAAAATATGGACCGATGCTTTCCGGAAAGGCTGCACATTTGCTGGAAAAAGAATACAGTCTTTCCAACAGTGCTGCACGTCAGATCTTATCGCGGGCAAAAGTACCCGTTCGGAAAATATCCGCTCTCTCTTTTGAAAACAGGCAAAAATTTTTATACCTGGAAGAACAATATGAAACGCCAATTTACCACGAAAACTTGCTGTCAGCTATCCGATCCAGCTCCCATATAAACTGGATCTATATTTGCGCGTTCTATTCTCAAAATGGATATGTGTCCAAGAATATTCTTCCCGCCCTGGTATCAGCTCCCACCGAAAATTTGAAACGGCATAAATTACATAGCCGTGTAATTGCGGATTTGCAAACCTGCCATATCATAGAAGAGTATAGTGAAACATATTGGAAACTGAGTGACTGGGCAATGGGCACGCACCCTGCAAATTTTAATCGCGCCGTTGGACTTGAAGCGGTGAAAAAACAGATTGCCCATGATTTTTCTAAGTGGGCCGCCAACATCAATCTTATTGGATATCAAACGGCAAAGATGCTGCCAGATCATGCAGAGTTTGCCCATTTCCAGTGGGGGCTAACTGCGCCGTCCTATGTTACCCCTTTATACAAGTATTCTGGCGAAAAGCCAGGGTTTGTCATTGCTGATATTTTCTTTGGACAAAATGCGACCCCGGAAGATGCTGCCTTCTATTTAGACAAGCTTGCTACTATTCGCTCGTTTAAAAATCTTCCTGCTTTTCTACCCGTTTTCTTGGTTGGCCATTTGGAGCAAGAAACATTACAATTGCTAAAAGAAAATAAAGTTATCGTTGGCATCATAGAAAATATATTCGATAAGAAATATACTACGCTATTGGGAGAAGTTGTCCGGATTTTCACCAATGCCAGCGCCATAGTGTCCAAAAACCCGGAGGAACTCAAAGCATTATTTTCAGAGATCACAAGGGCTGATGGTCGATATAACGATATGATCGGCGATATGTTTGAATTGGTAGTTGGCTACTACTATCATTGTATTGGGTGTCAGATTTTAGAGATACGGAAAAAAATCCAAAATCCCGAAACCAGAAAGAAAAACGAGATCGACGTTTTTGCCATCCGCGACGGACGGATTTATATTGTGGAATGTAAAGCAATGAACTCTACTGTAGATATTAAATTCGTAGATCATTGGTTATCAGAAAACATTGGGCGAATTCGGGAATGGTTGAGGATGAAATACCCTCAATATGAAAACACGACCTTTCAACTCTGGTCACTTGGGGGGTTCACAGTCGATGCGCGGGATAAATTAAATAAGGCTTCCCGGGAAACGAAGAAGTATAAAATTGAATTCTATGATAAGAAAGAAATTCTGGAGATGGCTAAATCCAGAAAGGTCCAACCCGTTGTAGATATTTTGCAACATATCCATCCACCTCTTGAAAAAATCAATACGGGAACAAAATAATTTCAAAATGCACGTTTGTTCATTCCTTATCATCAAGGATATGGAGAACATCCCTAATGCGTAATGCCATATCCTTCCCAGCTCTTTTGCAAACGCCTCATCCTGCTCCTTCGTTCGTTTGGCCGGCCCTTTCGGGTGCTTGCCGGCACGGAGGAGTTTTTGTTTCTTGCTGCAGAGTGAGAAAAAGCGGTATAATATACTCGATTTTATCTTCACGCGAAAAACGCAGTTTCTTTTTTGATCATATAAAAAGAAAGGATGAATTCATTTTGAAGAACAGTGCTTCTAACGGAAAAGCACATCAGAAAATCGATGGCAAACAGCTTGCGCATTCCCTTGGTGAAGCGGCTTCGGCAGCCGCTGACAATGTGGGAAAAACTGCGGTATCTGTGGCCGGCAAAACCAAAGAACTGGCTTCCAAATCTCAGGAAGCTGTCTATGGAGCCCTGGACCAGAACGGCGACGGTGAAGTCAACATCGAGGATGTCATTTTGATGGGGCTCCGGGTGCCGGGGATTCGTGTCAACCGGGAGAAGTTCCTTCGCAAGGAACTGCAAAGCAAATGCACGCCCGAAGTGATCGAAAAAGCGGTATCCTCCACACCGCTTCGCGCCGGGATTCCGCAGGAACTGATCAACCGCATTGCCGATGAAGTCATTCAGTATGAGCGCGTTTGCGTGTCCGGCATCTCTGCCGCCCTGGGTATGCCGGGCGGTGTTGCCATGGCGGCCACGATTCCCGCCGACATTGCCCAGTACTACGGGTATATGCTCCGTGCCACCCAGAAACTGATGTATCTCTATGGCTTCCCCCAAATTGATGTGGAGGAAAACGGCCAGGTTTTTGATTCCGAAACGATGAATCTTCTGATTCTCTGCATGGGTGTCATGTACGGCGTCGTTGGGGCAAACAACGCTCTGAAGGCGGTGGCCAAGGCGCTGGGAACCGGCGTGGAAAAGCAACTGCTCCGCCGGGCCTTGACCAAAGGCACCATCTTCCCCATTGTAAGAAATGTGTCCAAGTGGTTTGGCGTGCGGATGACCAAACAGATCTTCGCCGGGTTCTTTAAAAAGGCGATTCCAGTGGTCGGCGGTGTGCTGGGCGGCGGAATCACTTATCTGTCTTTCAAGCCCTGCTGTGATAAGCTGAAGGCCTCCTTACAAAACACGATTCTGAGCAATCCGGATTATCAGAACTCCGAAGCAGAAGATGCCATTCTGGCCGAGTTTGCCGATGTGACTGCCAGTGGGTGTGGAGCTGTCCCGGGAACGGTATAGTTCCGGAGCTCGCCGACACTTTGTAGATGGAAAGGAGTGATTATGGCTTTGGGTTCAGCAGATGGGAAATCTATCATAACCCGTGAAGAATTGGAGCTAAAAACCGCGCAGTGGCTCTTAAAGGAAGATGCCGCTTCCGACCAGGCATTCAATAAAGCCGCCCATGCCTATCTGGGAAAGCTGCATTACAAATTATACAAATATCAACAAGTCCTAAGTTCTGAGGCCGAGAAGGAAAAATATCTGCGCTTGAAAAGGCACCTGCAAAAACACGAGATGAGCCTTTCTTGTCCCTCTAGGTTTAATGATCCTTTCGATTGCCAGTTTGCGTTTCCAGATGACCTTGATGGAGAACTTTTTATGAGATGTAAGAACTCGCTGGATGCTGTCTGGCGGGTCGGTTGCTTGACCGAACATTTCGACAATCGCCTGATGTGGTCACATTATGCTGATAGCCATCGAGGAATCTGTATTGAATACGATTTTTCAAGCTTTTCTCCCTCCCTTGATAGGGTTGTTTTTGCTCCTGTAGTCTATTCCTCTAAGCGTCCAGAGTTTACCAGAGAACTACAAGATCACCTAAGCCATAACCAACTTAACCTGCAAGATCGTCAATATCTAACAAGCGCTCTCTTTACAAAGGATACCATTTGGAAATATGAATCGGAATGGAGAATACTTAAAGGCGTTCACATATGTAAAAAATATGGGGCCTATCTGCGCTGTTTTATGTGTCACCACTTGACTCAGATGCCTGGCTGTTATCAAGAGTCCGATCCCTACTTTGAATTTACGATGCCACCCATCTCTGCTGTATACTTTGGTGCTGCCATAAACGACTCTTGCAAAGGACAGGTTGCCAAAAAGGAATTGCAGGAACTTTGCAGTCGGGCCGGTATTCCGACCTTTTCCATGCGGTTGGATAAAGCGGGCTATGCCGTTCGTCCGATTCCAGAATAATACCAAGCCCCCCGCATCGTCTGCTGCGGGGGACTGTTTTGTTTATTCCTTTTGCCATCACTCTTGCAACAGATTCTCCAGCGCTCTGGCAAACGCCTCATCCTGCTCCCTCGTGCGTTTGGCTGGCCCTTTCGGGTGCTTGCCGGCACGGAGGAGCTTTTTGTTTTCATGCCGACGGGCCAGCAGGCCATCAATGTTCCGGGCCGTGTACTCCAGCCCGTTCTGGTTGAGCACCCGGGCCCTGCGGGCCAGGCACATACTGGCAAGCCCATAGTCTTGGGTGATGACAATATCTCCCGGCTGCACCCGGTTGACCAGGGCAAAGTCCACGCTGTCAGCTCCCTTGTCAAAGACCAGCGTCTCAGCATCCTTCCGCTCGATGCGATGGGCCGTATCACAGAGGATTCTCACCGGCACGCCATGGACCCGGCCAATTCGCACCGTCAGGTCCACTACCGGGCAGCCGTCTGCGTCAATCAAAATCGTTGGCATCCTGATTTCCTTTCCGCCGCCGTTCATCGGCGGCTTTTTGTTTGTATTGTAGCAGTTTTATCTTTCTTTTCCTCCTTTTTTCAAAAAAATGAGATAAATATCGCAAAAGTTGCGAGGTTTGCCTGCTATGATGGTAGCGCAAAAGGAGATAATGCAAAAAATCTTTTTTTAATGTAACAAAAGTTGTTAGGTTTTTCTGTTATGCTCCCAGCAAAGCAGCTTTTCTATTATGAATTTTCTGAGAACATTTTTTAAATATGCCAGGATATGGCATATTTTGCTGATAGGCTGATTATGGGTGGCTGCAAAACAGAGTGTTTGTCATGCCATCTGTAAATTCTTTATGAATCCTTGTTTAAATCGTAAGGTTTATTTCCTATTTTCGCATTAAGCTGGTAAACAAGGCGGCTGTGAATCTTATTAAGATTCACTGTCTGATTGAACCAGGCAGGTGTGAATCTTAATAAGATTCACAAGGACAGCTGCTTTTCAGAAAAAGTGAATCATAGCATGATTCACTTTTTTCACATGACGAGGGAAAGCCCAGGAAAGTGAATCATAGCATGATTCACTTTCTCACCGGCTTTTTCCCACCGACTGGGAAGGAAAAGGGGCCCAAAGGCCCCCCAACCTGCTGGCAGACGGTTTTGCTAGCATAGCGTTTGGATGTCCAAACGCAAATTTGTGGACTCTCCCCAAACCCCGTACCTACTGCAACAAAAGGAGGCATGAAAATGCAGGACACATTAAACACCTATACGCTTCAGGAACTCTACAAACAGCCTATCGAACCCATCCCTTGGGTGGTGGAAGATCTGCTGGCACCCGGGTTGTATTTCCTGGGTGGTTCACCAAAAGTGGGAAAAAGCTGGCTGGCACTGCAGCTCTGTCTGGCCGTCTGCCGTGGAGAGCCCTTTCTGGGGTTCGAGACCAAGCGGAACGAAGTTCTTTACATCTCTTTGGAGGACGGTCCTCGGCGGCTGCATATCCGCGCATTGCGGCTGACCGAGGAGGCTCCCGCCGGTCTGTATCTTTGCACCCATGCGCATTTGATTGGTCACGGACTGGAGCAGCAACTGGATCAGATGCTGGCTGAACACCCGGCCGTCAAGCTGGTCGTCATTGACACGCTGCAAAAAATCCGGGAGGCAACCGGTGCCACCTCCTCCTACAGCATCGACTACCGGGATGCCTCGGCTTTGAAAGTGGTAGCCGACCGGAACGATATCTGTCTGCTGGTTGTGCACCATCTGCGCAAGCAGGAGGACAAGGATCCTTTCAAGCAGATGTCGGGAACAAAC encodes the following:
- a CDS encoding AAA family ATPase → MQDTLNTYTLQELYKQPIEPIPWVVEDLLAPGLYFLGGSPKVGKSWLALQLCLAVCRGEPFLGFETKRNEVLYISLEDGPRRLHIRALRLTEEAPAGLYLCTHAHLIGHGLEQQLDQMLAEHPAVKLVVIDTLQKIREATGATSSYSIDYRDASALKVVADRNDICLLVVHHLRKQEDKDPFKQMSGTNGLNGAADGTIVLDRQKRQEGTATLSATGRDIEDMELTLDFSDCRWSRGCSPEQLQMLQLLPALQRLLADKPFSGTATELTARLGNEGNLWGPAQLSRYLQSHEEELARYGILLSTRRTSKQRLLQLCCRPHDENDGCDASDTGFEIPDVSSQPSQPSSPSLTSQAS
- a CDS encoding DUF188 domain-containing protein, encoding MPTILIDADGCPVVDLTVRIGRVHGVPVRILCDTAHRIERKDAETLVFDKGADSVDFALVNRVQPGDIVITQDYGLASMCLARRARVLNQNGLEYTARNIDGLLARRHENKKLLRAGKHPKGPAKRTREQDEAFARALENLLQE
- a CDS encoding DUF2971 domain-containing protein, coding for MALGSADGKSIITREELELKTAQWLLKEDAASDQAFNKAAHAYLGKLHYKLYKYQQVLSSEAEKEKYLRLKRHLQKHEMSLSCPSRFNDPFDCQFAFPDDLDGELFMRCKNSLDAVWRVGCLTEHFDNRLMWSHYADSHRGICIEYDFSSFSPSLDRVVFAPVVYSSKRPEFTRELQDHLSHNQLNLQDRQYLTSALFTKDTIWKYESEWRILKGVHICKKYGAYLRCFMCHHLTQMPGCYQESDPYFEFTMPPISAVYFGAAINDSCKGQVAKKELQELCSRAGIPTFSMRLDKAGYAVRPIPE